The nucleotide window TCCTGATCCGATAAGGTAAAAATCTCCGGTAGTTCTGCTTTAAATACGATAGTTACATCCCCTTGTTTTGATAAAATACAGTCATGTTCCACCGCCATAATTGGCAGTACATCGTCCATCTTCGTCTCCATCACCTCTCATTATTATCATTTAAAGCCGCCCTCTAAAACCTAATAAATATTTTTCGAGTATTGCATTTTATATGTTTTGGAATTTGTTTGCCAGCCAAAGTCTTCATCAATCCGTACTCCCCATATTTATTGCTCATATTGTAAATTTTATAGATCAAAAGAGATCCAGCAATAACAATAAAAGCGACACAAACAATCGATGGGATCCCCATCACATATAATATCGCAAATAGAATCATCAATAACACAACCCCTCCTCCCAAGTACCAGATGTATTGCGCTTTCAATCCTTTAAATTCGATACTCTGATTGATTCCTTTATTGATTTTATACACACTGCAATTCATCAGCTATCCTTATTTCTCCGTTAAAAACTAAACGCCAAAGAAGGACTTGATCACAGTTGCCACCACTACAAGAAAAACACAACTACCAAACCAGGCCGCAGCCACTTTACCAGTGTCGGGATCTCCGGAATTCCATTTTTGATATACTTTTACAGCTCCGATTAATCCAAGTATGGCTCCCACAGCATACATCAGTTCGGTTCCCGCATCAAAATAACTCCTAACCTTTTGATTGGCTTCGTTGATACCGGCTACTCCATCTTGAGCCATGGTCGAAACCGATATTAGAAAAAATAGTATTTTAATCGCGCCCAAAGGTTTTAGCCCCCTACTAAAACTCTTTAATTTAATTTCCCTTTCTTTCATCTCTGATCATTTACAAATTAAAATTTTAGTAAAAAAATAGCAGAGAAATACCGCCGTTTCAGCCTCTACCTCCTTGTCACATTTCGCCATACCGCACTTGAGCGAACAGGGATACTCCTCTGCATTATTCTATTTTATTATTTGGTCTCAGCCCCACAAACCATCAACCTCGGCATAAGTTAAAATCAGCTGTGGGTGCTTTTCGCATTCTGAGACCATAAGTTTATTTAGTTGGATTCGTTCTGAAGGTTTATTAGCCTGCGGATAATCATGGAGAATTAATTTTAAATGGCTTTTAAGTTCTTCATTTGAAAAATTAAGCTCGCAACTTTCTTCAATAGCTTTCACCAATAAAATTGATAAATCTTCTTGATCCT belongs to Flavobacterium aquiphilum and includes:
- a CDS encoding DUF4133 domain-containing protein; translation: MNCSVYKINKGINQSIEFKGLKAQYIWYLGGGVVLLMILFAILYVMGIPSIVCVAFIVIAGSLLIYKIYNMSNKYGEYGLMKTLAGKQIPKHIKCNTRKIFIRF
- a CDS encoding DUF4134 domain-containing protein yields the protein MKEREIKLKSFSRGLKPLGAIKILFFLISVSTMAQDGVAGINEANQKVRSYFDAGTELMYAVGAILGLIGAVKVYQKWNSGDPDTGKVAAAWFGSCVFLVVVATVIKSFFGV